In one window of Erwinia tasmaniensis Et1/99 DNA:
- a CDS encoding YccT family protein yields the protein MKLRMAITGLLAMLVAANSLATTLKLSADIDLLVLDGRKITGSLLKGAEGLELERGEHQLLFQVEKTFKNSAQAAISWKSSPQIVTFTARSSSVVISIPQLTTLREAKHFDSKPRFTLVNELGAEVDTKRDRLLGRTQSSFEQAMLAYNMSGKVASVPRFAHTLPLKAPAGPLSGITSSLHPAQPVRLWLLQVDTATRQRLIMLMNALHTS from the coding sequence ATGAAGCTGCGTATGGCCATCACCGGACTACTGGCAATGCTGGTGGCAGCAAATTCACTGGCGACAACGCTGAAATTGTCTGCTGATATTGACCTTCTGGTACTGGATGGGCGCAAAATTACGGGGTCGCTACTGAAAGGTGCAGAAGGGCTGGAGCTGGAACGTGGTGAACATCAGTTATTGTTTCAGGTAGAAAAAACGTTTAAGAATTCTGCACAGGCCGCCATCAGCTGGAAATCCTCACCGCAAATTGTCACCTTTACAGCGCGCAGCTCTTCAGTGGTCATCAGCATTCCGCAACTAACCACGCTGCGTGAGGCAAAACATTTCGACAGCAAGCCCCGGTTCACCCTGGTTAATGAGCTGGGCGCTGAAGTCGATACTAAGCGCGATCGGCTATTGGGCAGGACGCAGAGTAGTTTCGAGCAGGCAATGCTGGCCTATAATATGTCGGGCAAGGTGGCGTCGGTGCCACGCTTTGCGCACACTTTGCCGCTAAAGGCTCCGGCCGGCCCTCTATCCGGCATAACCAGCAGCCTCCATCCTGCACAACCCGTGCGCCTTTGGCTTCTTCAGGTTGATACCGCCACGCGTCAACGTCTGATTATGCTGATGAATGCCCTGCATACCAGTTGA
- a CDS encoding methylglyoxal synthase, whose amino-acid sequence MDQTTRTVQAQKHIALVAHDHCKTSLMQWVAIHKEKLQHHILYATGTTGHLVQRATGLPVTAMMSGPMGGDQQVGALISEGRIDLLIFFWDPLNAVPHDPDVKALLRLATVWNIPVATNRTTADFIIHSPLFDRQVEIEIPDYQLYLQQRLK is encoded by the coding sequence ATGGATCAGACAACACGCACCGTCCAGGCACAAAAACATATCGCGCTGGTGGCCCATGATCACTGTAAAACCTCTTTGATGCAGTGGGTTGCTATTCACAAAGAGAAGCTACAGCATCACATTCTGTATGCCACCGGCACCACTGGCCACCTGGTCCAGCGTGCCACCGGCCTACCCGTCACCGCCATGATGAGCGGGCCGATGGGCGGCGATCAGCAGGTGGGTGCGCTGATTTCAGAAGGCCGAATTGATCTGCTTATTTTCTTCTGGGACCCGCTCAACGCCGTGCCGCACGACCCCGATGTTAAAGCCCTTCTGCGCCTCGCGACGGTGTGGAACATACCTGTCGCGACCAATCGCACCACCGCCGACTTTATTATCCATTCGCCGCTGTTTGACCGGCAGGTCGAAATCGAAATACCGGATTATCAACTTTATCTTCAGCAACGACTGAAATAA
- the hspQ gene encoding heat shock protein HspQ, whose translation MIASKFGLGQQVRHQLYGFLGVIVDVDPEYSLADTEIDDAATSETLRGAPWYHVVMEDDDGQTVQTYLAEAQLSWEIPGEHPEQPSLDELAASIRQQLQAPRLRN comes from the coding sequence ATGATTGCCAGCAAATTTGGTCTCGGACAACAGGTACGCCATCAGCTTTACGGTTTTCTGGGCGTGATCGTTGATGTCGATCCGGAATATTCATTGGCGGATACGGAAATAGACGACGCTGCTACCAGCGAAACGCTACGCGGCGCTCCCTGGTATCACGTGGTGATGGAGGATGACGATGGCCAGACGGTTCAGACCTACCTGGCTGAAGCCCAGCTTTCATGGGAAATTCCAGGCGAACATCCCGAACAGCCCTCCCTGGATGAGCTTGCCGCCTCTATCCGTCAGCAGCTGCAAGCACCACGTCTGAGAAACTGA
- the ompA gene encoding porin OmpA, with protein MKKTAIAIAVALAGFATVAQAAPKDDTWYTGGKLGWSQYHDTGYYGNGYQNNNGPTHESQLGAGAFLGYQANQYLGFELGYDWLGRMPNKGSVTNGAFKAQGVQLAAKLSYPIADDLDVYTRLGGMVWRADSTQTNPTYGRISNHDTGVSPLAAVGVEYALTKNWATRLDYQWVNNIGDAGTVGTRPDNSMLSVGVSYRFGQDEAAPVVAPAPAPAPVVETKRFTLKSDVLFTFNKASLKPEGQQALDQLYTQLSNLDPKDGSVVVLGYTDRIGSEQYNQKLSEKRAQSVVDYLVSKGIPSSKISARGEGKSNPVTGNTCDSVKARKALIDCLGPDRRVEIEVKGIKDVVTQPQA; from the coding sequence ATGAAAAAGACAGCTATCGCAATTGCAGTGGCACTGGCTGGCTTCGCTACCGTAGCGCAGGCCGCCCCTAAAGATGACACCTGGTACACCGGTGGTAAGCTGGGTTGGTCTCAGTACCACGATACTGGTTACTACGGTAACGGTTACCAAAACAACAATGGCCCAACCCACGAAAGCCAACTGGGTGCTGGTGCATTCCTTGGTTATCAGGCTAACCAATACCTCGGTTTCGAGCTGGGTTATGACTGGCTGGGACGTATGCCTAACAAAGGCAGCGTAACCAACGGTGCTTTCAAGGCACAGGGCGTTCAGCTGGCAGCTAAATTAAGCTACCCGATCGCTGACGATCTGGACGTTTACACCCGTCTGGGTGGTATGGTATGGCGCGCTGACTCAACTCAGACTAACCCAACCTACGGCCGCATCAGCAACCACGACACCGGTGTATCTCCACTGGCAGCCGTTGGTGTTGAATACGCACTGACCAAAAACTGGGCAACCCGTCTGGACTACCAGTGGGTTAACAACATTGGTGATGCAGGTACCGTTGGTACGCGTCCTGACAACTCTATGCTGAGCGTTGGCGTTTCCTACCGTTTCGGTCAGGATGAAGCGGCACCAGTTGTTGCTCCAGCACCAGCACCAGCTCCAGTTGTTGAAACCAAGCGTTTCACTCTGAAGTCTGACGTGCTGTTCACCTTCAACAAAGCTTCTCTGAAGCCAGAAGGTCAGCAGGCTCTGGATCAGCTGTACACCCAGCTGAGCAATCTGGATCCTAAAGATGGTTCTGTTGTTGTTCTGGGCTACACTGACCGTATCGGTTCAGAGCAGTACAACCAGAAACTGTCAGAGAAACGTGCTCAGTCAGTAGTGGATTACCTTGTTTCTAAAGGCATCCCTTCTAGCAAGATCTCTGCACGTGGCGAGGGTAAATCTAACCCTGTAACTGGCAATACCTGTGACAGCGTGAAAGCTCGTAAAGCTCTGATCGACTGCCTGGGTCCAGACCGTCGCGTAGAAATCGAAGTTAAAGGTATCAAGGACGTTGTGACTCAGCCACAGGCTTAA
- a CDS encoding YccF domain-containing protein, giving the protein MRTVLNVLNFVLGGFVTTLGWLLATVVTIIFIFTLPLTRSCWEITKLSLVPYGNEAVHVDELNPTGKNTLRNSGRTLLNILWLVFFGWWLCITHIIAGIAQCLTIIGIPVGIANFKIAAIALWPVGRRVVSVEVARAAREANARARFR; this is encoded by the coding sequence ATGCGCACGGTGTTAAATGTTTTGAATTTTGTGTTAGGTGGGTTTGTCACCACTCTCGGCTGGCTTCTGGCAACGGTTGTCACCATTATCTTCATCTTTACTTTGCCGCTCACGCGATCCTGCTGGGAAATAACCAAACTGTCTCTGGTCCCTTACGGTAACGAAGCGGTACACGTTGATGAGCTGAATCCCACAGGTAAAAATACATTACGCAACTCCGGGAGAACCCTACTGAACATTCTCTGGCTGGTGTTTTTCGGCTGGTGGCTGTGCATAACGCATATTATCGCCGGTATTGCACAATGCTTAACCATCATCGGTATACCTGTGGGTATTGCCAATTTTAAAATTGCCGCCATTGCACTATGGCCGGTTGGTCGCCGTGTCGTTTCGGTTGAAGTCGCAAGGGCAGCCCGTGAGGCCAATGCACGTGCACGTTTTCGCTGA
- the sulA gene encoding SOS-induced cell division inhibitor SulA — protein MRTHSIKIQSLKRTQHVSTPVMTSPVCANGLISELIYNEDHPGMTQLLLLPLLQQLGTQSRWQLWLTPQQKLSRDWLLRSGLPLDKVMQSPRCGTITTVEAMIKALQTGNYSVVLGWLADEISVSERQRLQQAAKSGQALGLIMRSERGVLSPSRPLDGVKIQSSLYH, from the coding sequence ATGCGTACTCATTCAATAAAAATTCAATCTCTTAAACGCACTCAGCACGTTTCCACACCGGTGATGACCTCACCTGTATGTGCCAACGGCCTGATAAGCGAATTGATTTATAATGAGGATCATCCCGGTATGACTCAACTACTGCTGCTACCGCTATTGCAGCAACTGGGTACGCAGTCTCGCTGGCAGCTATGGCTAACGCCACAACAAAAACTAAGCCGCGACTGGCTACTGCGTTCCGGCCTTCCTTTAGACAAAGTCATGCAATCTCCGCGTTGCGGCACCATCACCACCGTAGAAGCGATGATCAAAGCATTACAGACGGGAAACTACAGTGTTGTTTTGGGTTGGCTGGCAGACGAAATATCTGTATCGGAACGTCAGCGTTTACAGCAGGCGGCGAAGTCCGGCCAGGCGTTGGGGCTGATTATGCGGTCTGAGCGCGGTGTTTTATCCCCATCGAGACCTCTGGATGGGGTAAAAATTCAATCAAGTTTGTATCATTAA
- the matP gene encoding macrodomain Ter protein MatP, with the protein MKYQQLENLESGWKWKYLVKKHREGELITRYIESSAAQVAVDELLLMENRPVDVLQWIDLHINPKLENRMKQTIRARRKRHFNAEHQHTRKKSIDLEYLVWQRLAALAQRRDSTLSETIVQLIEDAERKEQYANQMSSLKHDLQAILGKS; encoded by the coding sequence ATGAAATATCAGCAACTGGAAAATCTTGAAAGCGGCTGGAAATGGAAATACCTGGTCAAAAAACACCGAGAGGGTGAATTGATCACGCGCTATATCGAGTCTAGTGCGGCGCAGGTCGCCGTCGATGAACTGCTACTCATGGAGAATCGGCCGGTTGATGTGTTGCAGTGGATAGATCTGCATATCAATCCGAAGCTGGAAAATCGGATGAAGCAGACTATTCGTGCGCGGCGTAAGCGTCATTTCAATGCAGAACATCAACATACCCGAAAAAAATCGATAGATTTGGAATATCTGGTGTGGCAGCGTCTGGCGGCGCTGGCTCAACGGCGGGACAGTACGCTTTCTGAAACAATCGTACAGCTTATTGAAGATGCAGAACGTAAAGAGCAATATGCTAATCAGATGTCGTCGCTAAAGCACGATCTGCAGGCGATCCTCGGCAAATCTTAA
- a CDS encoding TfoX/Sxy family DNA transformation protein has translation MDSSRRKIAEVKQRLARLGEVKSRTQFGGYSLSVEKTVFAVVAEGEMYLRACERLQPYITERKMEALSLNKRGVSVELDYYRVDRALWSDDNLLLTFSHICLMEAQRQLQERQNNQRLKDLPNLGIRMEMLLRQVGISSIEMLKRQGAKNCWLRLHACNKNVGLTVLFALQGAIAGRHYEVLPRVEKEELRSWFYLYAQQEENIAHSVS, from the coding sequence ATGGACAGTTCAAGACGTAAGATAGCGGAAGTTAAACAGCGGTTGGCACGGCTTGGCGAGGTGAAATCACGAACTCAGTTTGGTGGTTATTCCCTGTCAGTCGAGAAAACCGTTTTTGCGGTTGTAGCGGAAGGTGAAATGTATCTGCGGGCCTGTGAGCGGTTACAGCCCTACATTACAGAACGCAAAATGGAAGCATTAAGCCTGAACAAGCGCGGTGTGTCGGTGGAGCTTGATTACTACCGCGTTGATCGGGCGCTGTGGTCCGATGACAATCTGCTGCTGACGTTTTCACATATCTGCCTGATGGAGGCACAAAGACAGCTGCAAGAACGTCAGAATAACCAAAGACTTAAGGATTTACCCAATTTGGGCATTCGTATGGAGATGCTGTTACGTCAGGTGGGTATTTCCAGTATCGAGATGCTCAAGAGGCAGGGGGCGAAGAACTGCTGGCTTCGTTTGCACGCGTGTAATAAGAATGTCGGGCTAACCGTTTTATTCGCACTGCAGGGAGCCATTGCCGGGCGGCACTATGAAGTGTTGCCACGGGTAGAGAAGGAAGAGTTGCGCAGCTGGTTTTACCTGTATGCACAGCAGGAGGAAAATATCGCGCATTCAGTGAGTTAG
- the helD gene encoding DNA helicase IV, protein MELKATSLGKHLAQHPYNRVRLLTAGIEVSGEKHEYTIPFNQLQAIKCKRGLVWGELEFTLPDGKVVRLHGTEWNETQRFYHYLSQLWQQWSSEMSDVSATVLTAQQHQIHQAERQDRWLSRGDIAGWQRAIHQAFDSLPLPVERLDEFDNCREAYQFCLKWLNDGERQRFNRNAGWTERVLEQHADFFSQVETSPLNASQARAVVNGEDAVLVLAGAGSGKTSVLVARAGWLMMRKQASAGQVLLLAFGRKAAEEMNERIRARLATGDIQARTFHALALHIIQQGSNKSPAISRLETDSDMRQALLIEVWRQQCSEKKAQANGWRQWLTDELKWDLPDGTFWQDDRLARQLASRLERWLGLMRMHGGTQAEMIESAPEAVRLLFTKRVKLMAPLMKAWKGALKEEGAIDFAGLIHQAVNLLDKGRFISPWKHILVDEFQDISPQRAALLAALRRQNTQSSLFAVGDDWQAIYRFSGADMALTTAFHHYFGAGDHCVLDTTYRFNQRIGEVANAFVQANPAQLKKPLNGLSKGNKKSISLLPEEQLEPLLNKISGYAKPDERILLLSRYHHLRPEVLNKAATRWPKLNIEFSTIHASKGQQADYVIVLGLSEGKEGFPAAARESVMEDALLPVPEDFPHAEERRLAYVAMTRARQQVWLLYDPDAPSVFVAELSKQGVPTLRKP, encoded by the coding sequence ATGGAACTGAAAGCGACATCGTTGGGTAAACATCTGGCGCAGCATCCTTATAATCGGGTGCGGCTGCTGACCGCAGGCATCGAGGTTAGCGGTGAAAAGCATGAATATACGATCCCTTTTAATCAGCTGCAGGCGATAAAATGCAAGCGGGGACTGGTTTGGGGCGAGCTGGAGTTCACTCTACCTGATGGTAAGGTTGTGCGACTGCATGGCACGGAATGGAATGAAACCCAGCGCTTTTACCACTACCTCAGCCAGTTATGGCAGCAGTGGAGCAGTGAAATGAGTGATGTTTCCGCCACGGTGTTAACCGCGCAGCAGCATCAAATTCATCAGGCTGAACGGCAGGACCGCTGGCTTTCTCGTGGCGATATTGCAGGCTGGCAGCGGGCAATCCATCAGGCTTTTGATTCTCTTCCGTTGCCGGTTGAGCGGCTCGATGAATTTGATAACTGCCGTGAAGCTTACCAGTTTTGTCTGAAATGGCTTAACGATGGCGAACGTCAGCGTTTCAATCGTAACGCTGGGTGGACGGAGCGCGTGCTGGAACAGCATGCCGACTTCTTTAGTCAGGTAGAAACCTCGCCGCTTAATGCTTCGCAGGCGCGGGCTGTGGTGAATGGCGAGGATGCCGTACTGGTGTTGGCGGGGGCAGGCAGTGGTAAAACATCGGTGTTGGTGGCGCGAGCCGGCTGGTTGATGATGCGCAAGCAGGCCAGCGCCGGTCAGGTTTTACTACTGGCATTCGGTCGCAAGGCCGCAGAAGAGATGAACGAACGTATTCGTGCACGGCTGGCAACGGGTGACATTCAGGCGCGAACTTTTCATGCGCTGGCGCTGCATATCATTCAGCAAGGCAGCAATAAATCTCCAGCTATCAGCAGGCTGGAAACAGATAGCGACATGCGGCAGGCGCTGCTGATTGAGGTTTGGCGTCAGCAGTGTAGTGAGAAAAAAGCCCAGGCGAATGGATGGCGTCAGTGGCTGACTGACGAGCTGAAATGGGATTTACCTGACGGGACTTTTTGGCAGGACGATCGGCTGGCGCGGCAGCTTGCCAGCCGCCTGGAGCGCTGGTTAGGACTCATGCGCATGCATGGGGGAACCCAGGCGGAGATGATCGAATCAGCCCCTGAGGCGGTCCGTTTGCTTTTCACTAAACGCGTAAAATTAATGGCCCCTCTAATGAAGGCGTGGAAAGGCGCTCTGAAAGAAGAGGGGGCCATCGATTTCGCCGGGTTGATTCATCAGGCGGTGAATCTTCTGGATAAGGGGCGTTTTATCAGCCCGTGGAAGCATATTCTGGTTGATGAGTTTCAGGATATCTCCCCTCAGCGCGCGGCACTCCTTGCCGCATTACGTCGACAGAATACGCAGAGCTCGCTGTTTGCCGTTGGTGATGACTGGCAGGCCATCTACCGTTTCAGCGGTGCTGATATGGCGTTAACCACTGCCTTCCATCATTACTTCGGTGCGGGCGACCACTGCGTGCTGGACACCACCTACCGTTTTAACCAACGTATCGGCGAAGTGGCCAATGCCTTTGTGCAGGCTAATCCCGCCCAGCTAAAAAAACCGCTCAACGGGCTTAGTAAAGGAAATAAAAAGTCGATTTCACTGCTGCCGGAGGAACAGCTGGAGCCGCTGCTGAACAAAATCAGCGGGTACGCTAAACCCGATGAGCGGATTTTGCTGCTGTCGCGATATCACCATCTGCGTCCGGAAGTGCTGAATAAAGCGGCAACCCGCTGGCCAAAGCTCAATATCGAATTTTCTACGATCCATGCCAGTAAGGGCCAGCAGGCGGATTATGTGATTGTGCTCGGACTGTCGGAAGGTAAAGAGGGTTTTCCCGCAGCGGCGAGAGAATCGGTGATGGAAGACGCACTGCTACCCGTTCCGGAGGATTTTCCGCATGCGGAGGAGCGCAGACTGGCTTATGTCGCAATGACCCGAGCCAGGCAGCAGGTTTGGCTATTGTACGATCCCGATGCGCCTTCGGTTTTTGTCGCTGAATTGAGTAAACAGGGCGTGCCCACATTGCGCAAACCCTGA
- a CDS encoding CoA-binding protein: protein MNDGTVADILLSAKTIALVGASDNPARPSYRVMAYLLTQGYQVIPVSPKLAGKTLQGQTVYAALADIPVKIDMVDVFRHSDAAWEVAQDAIAIHAGILWLQIGVINEQAAVLAKESGLQVVMDRCPKIEIPRLGLEKPH, encoded by the coding sequence ATGAATGACGGTACCGTCGCGGATATTCTGTTATCTGCAAAAACGATTGCATTGGTGGGGGCCAGCGACAACCCCGCTCGCCCAAGTTATAGGGTGATGGCATACCTGCTAACCCAGGGGTATCAGGTGATACCCGTCAGTCCGAAACTGGCCGGAAAAACGCTTCAGGGCCAGACGGTTTATGCCGCGCTGGCAGATATTCCGGTAAAAATTGATATGGTCGATGTGTTTCGTCATTCGGATGCAGCATGGGAAGTGGCCCAGGATGCGATAGCCATTCATGCCGGGATATTATGGCTGCAAATTGGCGTAATTAACGAGCAGGCGGCGGTATTAGCGAAAGAGTCGGGATTACAGGTGGTGATGGATCGCTGTCCGAAAATTGAGATCCCGCGCTTAGGTCTGGAAAAGCCGCATTAA
- the yccS gene encoding YccS family putative transporter, giving the protein MPTKMFGNLRQRVFNSAWLYNIRITLALAGTSVLPWWLHQVTWTIPLTLGVVAAALADLDDRLSGRLRNLIITLVCFCVASVSVELLFPYPWLFIAGLAVSSWGFILLGALGPRYATIAFGALLIAIYTMLGINLFPQWYLQPALLLLGAIWYNALTLIGHLLFPIRPLQESISSCFSQLAGYLEAKANLFAPDQPEDDRQTLVDMAMANSRLVTQLNQAKASIQSRLRGDRGQRGTRRTLHYYFVAQDIHERASSSHVQYQTLRETWGTSDILFRFQRLLTLQSQACYQLSRTILLREPYHHSAHFERVLTNLQATLHRLMNKQPDSPEVKAMAYLLNNLKAIDAQLATIESEQILADAHSQQNHTLSNEGLTGWSDIRLRLSRHLSPESSLFRHATRLSLLLCTGYALIQITGLQHGYWILLTSLFVCQPNYSATRRRLALRIIGTLTGIALGLPLLWLVPSVEGQLILIVISGVLFFAFRHVQYAHATMFITLLVLFCFNLLGEGFEVALPRVVDTLIGCGIAWLAVTFIWPDWRFRRLPAVADRALKANFRYLEAILVQYYQGKDNRLDYRIARRDAHNGDAELASVVSNLSVENKTDRDLREEAFRLLCLNHSFLSYISALGAHREKLENDALLGLMDDAVNCVNSILHLANVDDNKAQKIMDNLTAYLQQSESNADTETKEPLVLQQMGLLVALLPEIARLKNDLALHA; this is encoded by the coding sequence ATGCCCACGAAGATGTTTGGCAATCTGCGCCAGCGCGTTTTTAACAGCGCCTGGCTCTACAATATTCGCATTACCCTGGCACTGGCTGGAACCAGCGTGTTGCCCTGGTGGCTGCATCAGGTTACCTGGACGATCCCCCTGACGCTGGGAGTGGTGGCGGCAGCGCTGGCCGATCTCGATGACCGCCTGAGTGGCAGACTGCGTAACCTGATTATTACGCTGGTCTGCTTCTGCGTCGCTTCCGTTTCAGTCGAGCTGTTATTCCCCTACCCGTGGCTGTTTATCGCCGGCCTTGCCGTGTCCAGCTGGGGATTTATTTTGCTGGGTGCCCTGGGCCCACGCTATGCAACCATCGCTTTCGGCGCGCTGCTTATCGCTATCTATACCATGCTGGGGATTAACCTGTTTCCTCAATGGTATCTGCAGCCGGCCCTGCTGCTGCTGGGTGCCATTTGGTATAACGCACTGACGCTGATCGGACACCTGTTATTCCCTATTCGCCCGCTCCAGGAGAGTATATCAAGCTGCTTTTCCCAACTAGCGGGTTACCTGGAAGCCAAAGCCAACCTGTTTGCCCCCGACCAGCCAGAAGACGACCGTCAAACGCTTGTGGATATGGCAATGGCCAACAGCAGGCTGGTGACGCAATTGAATCAGGCGAAAGCCTCCATCCAGTCGAGGCTGCGTGGCGATCGTGGTCAACGTGGTACGCGCCGTACCCTGCACTATTATTTCGTTGCGCAGGATATTCATGAGCGAGCCAGCTCATCCCACGTCCAGTATCAGACACTGCGTGAGACTTGGGGAACAAGCGATATTCTGTTTCGCTTTCAGCGCCTGCTAACGCTACAGTCCCAGGCTTGCTACCAGTTGTCGCGTACCATCCTGCTACGCGAGCCTTATCACCATAGCGCTCATTTCGAGAGGGTCTTGACCAATTTGCAGGCCACACTTCATCGCCTGATGAACAAGCAGCCCGACAGCCCTGAAGTTAAAGCGATGGCTTACCTGTTGAACAATTTGAAAGCAATTGATGCTCAACTGGCAACGATTGAATCCGAGCAGATCCTCGCCGACGCACACTCTCAGCAAAACCATACGCTTTCTAACGAAGGTCTGACCGGCTGGAGTGATATCCGTCTGCGCCTAAGCCGTCACCTTAGCCCAGAGTCATCGCTATTTCGCCATGCGACCCGGCTGTCTCTTTTACTGTGCACCGGTTATGCGTTGATACAAATCACCGGCCTGCAGCACGGGTATTGGATATTGTTGACCAGCCTGTTCGTCTGCCAGCCAAACTACAGCGCCACCCGTCGACGTCTTGCGCTGCGCATCATTGGCACCCTGACGGGGATTGCCCTGGGGTTACCGCTACTGTGGCTGGTGCCTTCGGTTGAAGGGCAGCTGATTTTGATAGTCATCTCCGGCGTACTTTTCTTCGCCTTCCGCCATGTTCAGTACGCACATGCCACGATGTTCATCACGCTGCTTGTATTGTTCTGTTTCAACCTGCTCGGTGAAGGTTTCGAAGTGGCGTTACCACGGGTTGTTGACACCCTTATCGGCTGCGGCATAGCCTGGCTGGCGGTGACGTTTATCTGGCCTGACTGGCGCTTTCGGCGGCTTCCTGCCGTGGCCGATCGTGCGTTGAAGGCAAATTTCCGCTATCTGGAGGCGATCCTGGTGCAGTATTACCAGGGTAAGGATAACCGTCTGGATTATCGCATTGCGCGGCGCGATGCCCATAACGGGGATGCTGAGCTAGCCTCGGTCGTTTCCAATCTGTCGGTAGAGAATAAAACAGATCGGGACTTGCGCGAGGAAGCTTTCAGACTTTTGTGCCTCAATCATTCATTTCTCAGCTACATCTCTGCTCTGGGAGCGCACCGTGAAAAGCTGGAAAATGACGCTTTGCTGGGACTCATGGATGATGCCGTAAACTGCGTCAACAGTATTCTGCACCTGGCAAATGTTGATGATAACAAAGCGCAAAAGATAATGGACAACCTGACAGCATATCTTCAACAGAGCGAATCTAACGCAGATACCGAAACCAAAGAGCCACTGGTTCTGCAGCAGATGGGCCTGCTGGTGGCTCTTTTACCCGAAATCGCACGACTAAAGAATGACCTTGCTTTACATGCCTAA
- the rlmI gene encoding 23S rRNA (cytosine(1962)-C(5))-methyltransferase RlmI yields MTVRLILAKGREKSLLRRHPWVFSGAVARLEGKAQPGETIDVCDSQGKWLARAAWSPSSQIRARVWSWQQDESIDIDFFVRRLNAAQQLRDWLALRDNLDSYRLIAGESDGLPGITIDRFGNFLVLQLLSAGAEYQRAALITALQRCYPDCAIYDRSDVSVRKKEGLELTQGVVLGDAPPPLLPITEHGMKLLVDIQTGHKTGYYLDQRDSRQATRRYAQGRRVLNCFSYTGGFAVSALMGNCKEVISVDTSQAALDVARQNVELNGLDVSKAHFQRDDVFKLLRRYRDEGEKFDLIIMDPPKFVENKNQLMGACRGYKDINMLAMQLLNPGGMLMTFSCSGLMATDLFQKILADAAVDAQREVQFIEQFRQAADHPVISSYPEGMYLKGFACRVI; encoded by the coding sequence ATGACCGTTCGTTTAATTCTTGCCAAAGGACGTGAAAAATCCTTGCTTCGTCGTCATCCGTGGGTATTTTCCGGTGCCGTTGCCCGTCTGGAAGGAAAAGCCCAGCCGGGAGAAACGATTGACGTCTGTGACAGCCAGGGTAAATGGCTGGCACGCGCAGCCTGGTCTCCTTCATCCCAGATCCGCGCCCGAGTCTGGAGCTGGCAACAGGATGAATCGATAGATATCGACTTTTTCGTCCGCCGGCTTAATGCCGCACAACAGCTACGCGACTGGCTGGCACTGCGTGACAATCTGGACAGCTATCGCCTGATCGCCGGTGAGTCCGATGGATTGCCGGGGATCACTATCGATCGTTTCGGCAATTTCCTTGTGTTGCAGCTGTTATCCGCCGGCGCGGAATACCAGCGTGCGGCGCTCATCACCGCGCTGCAACGGTGCTACCCAGATTGTGCAATTTACGATCGGTCCGATGTCAGCGTGCGTAAGAAAGAGGGGTTGGAGCTGACTCAGGGCGTAGTGCTTGGTGACGCACCGCCACCCCTTCTGCCCATTACCGAACACGGCATGAAGCTGCTGGTGGATATTCAGACCGGACATAAGACCGGCTACTATCTCGACCAGCGTGACAGCCGTCAGGCAACCCGGCGCTATGCCCAGGGTCGCCGCGTGCTGAACTGCTTCTCCTACACCGGCGGCTTCGCCGTATCTGCCCTGATGGGCAACTGCAAAGAGGTCATCAGCGTTGATACCTCCCAGGCGGCGCTGGACGTAGCGCGTCAAAACGTTGAACTTAACGGATTAGATGTCAGCAAAGCTCATTTCCAGCGTGATGACGTTTTCAAGCTTCTGCGGCGCTACCGTGACGAGGGTGAAAAGTTCGATTTGATTATTATGGACCCCCCTAAATTCGTAGAAAACAAAAATCAGCTGATGGGAGCTTGCCGGGGTTATAAGGACATCAATATGCTGGCCATGCAGTTACTGAATCCCGGCGGGATGCTGATGACGTTCTCCTGCTCCGGCCTGATGGCGACCGACCTGTTCCAAAAAATCCTTGCTGATGCGGCGGTCGATGCACAGCGCGAGGTACAGTTTATCGAACAGTTCCGGCAGGCTGCGGATCATCCGGTGATCAGCAGCTACCCGGAAGGGATGTACCTGAAAGGTTTTGCCTGCCGCGTCATTTGA